GGTGGCATTTCCCTTGTCTATTTGGATTTCAACTTCCTGATCTGGAGGCAAGTCTGCCAGCAAGGCGCGGATCCTTTCTGTTGCATAGGCGGCTAAATGGGCCTGCTGCTCTTTGGCGTTGGCTACCACTATGCCGAAGTTGTCTTCGTGGTGCGGCGCTGTGGTGATGTCATCGCCGTAAGGACGGCTTATCACATGCAAGAGGCGCAGTTTTTGATGGCTCATTTTGGCGAGATCAAGTGCCTGCTGCAAGGCGTGGGT
The window above is part of the Shewanella litorisediminis genome. Proteins encoded here:
- a CDS encoding universal stress protein, yielding MDKQYILYPTDFSESSTHALQQALDLAKMSHQKLRLLHVISRPYGDDITTAPHHEDNFGIVVANAKEQQAHLAAYATERIRALLADLPPDQEVEIQIDKGNATSQILAEAAREDVAMVVIGCHHHAPFTHWLHPNVAAQVVNKAHCPVLVVR